The Sesamum indicum cultivar Zhongzhi No. 13 linkage group LG6, S_indicum_v1.0, whole genome shotgun sequence genome has a segment encoding these proteins:
- the LOC105165101 gene encoding probable pectinesterase/pectinesterase inhibitor 17: MTKGCSILYSFLVLVSLLLPILRVCNASDRWNLTIWCSRTPNPRICESCVQLIYPDKFSLEQFQQGTMILAIQEAVNATKIVWKNVHNLKTEREKTRWKSCGNHIDATIHDLATAISADSDDGRQDPLNKALASVAECYKESVRGKSKENRLGVISSHLYKLVENAIAVNNSTIALLMKVERKLSGKQENGCKETSRHFKNISQQQGTAPSISPLGEGTYPIRASSTGAQIKIVVAKDGSGDLETIKAALDTAQSRAGGRFLIHLKKGIYNEYVVIPSHLKDVRMIGDGIGKTIITGNKHSGHNGIDTYTSATFAVEASGFIAEGITFRNTAGRHGGQAVALRSHSDHSAFYKCSFESYQDTLFLFPGRHFFRDCDIYGSMDMICGDSTAVFQNCNIFLRKHTGDDVVITAQKRSGRDGGSGFVIQNSRVVLTEELRPLGGERVFLGRPWGKFSRTVFMKTYLEGISKQGWREMHENRDGDLVYYAEFENTGPGADTSGRIKWRGVRVIDEKEASEFTVGRFLHGRSWLPATGIPYDSDL, translated from the exons ATGACGAAAGGTTGCAGTATTCTGTATTCATTTCTAGTGCTTGTTTCACTACTTCTCCCAATACTCAGAGTCTGTAATGCTAGTGATCGCTGGAACTTAACAATATGGTGCAGCAGAACACCAAATCCGAGAATCTGTGAGTCCTGTGTTCAGCTCATTTATCCTGATAAATTTAGTCTTGAACAATTTCAACAAGGAACCATGATTCTTGCTATACAAGAAGCTGTCAATGCGACCAAAATTGTCTGGAAAAACGTACATAATTTGAAAACTGAGAGGGAGAAGACAAGATGGAAGAGCTGCGGCAATCACATAGATGCTACCATTCATGACCTTGCTACTGCCATCAGTGCTGATTCTGATGACGGTAGACAAGATCCTTTGAACAAGGCTTTGGCAAGTGTGGCAGAGTGTTACAAGGAATCAGTGAGGggaaaaagcaaagaaaatcGTTTAGGAGTCATCTCAAGTCATCTTTATAAGTTGGTTGAGAATGCTATAGCTGTTAACAACAGTACTATTGCTCTGTTGATGAAAGTTGAAAGAAAACTGAgtggaaaacaagaaaatggatgTAAGGAGACGTCTAGGCACTTCAAGAACATATCTCAGCAGCAGGGAACAGCTCCTAGCATAAGCCCCCTGGGGGAAGGGACTTATCCTATAAGAGCCTCTTCCACAGGTgcccaaattaaaattgtagtcGCGAAGGACGGCTCAGGGGACTTAGAAACCATAAAGGCGGCTCTAGACACTGCGCAGAGTAGAGCTGGTGGTAGGTTCTTGATTCACTTGAAGAAGGGTATTTATAACGAGTACGTTGTCATACCTTCCCATTTGAAGGACGTAAGGATGATTGGAGATGGCATAGGGAAGACGATTATCACAGGGAATAAGCATTCAGGCCACAATGGAATAGATACCTATACATCTGCTACATTCG CTGTGGAAGCATCGGGATTCATTGCAGAGGGCATCACTTTCAGGAACACGGCAGGCCGCCATGGCGGCCAGGCGGTGGCCTTGAGATCACATTCTGATCACTCGGCCTTCTACAAATGCAGCTTCGAGAGTTATCAGGACACACTATTCCTATTTCCAGGCAGGCACTTCTTCCGAGACTGTGACATATACGGGTCCATGGACATGATCTGCGGCGACTCCACCGCCGTCTTCCAGAACTGCAACATATTTCTCAGAAAACACACGGGTGATGATGTCGTCATAACTGCCCAGAAACGAAGCGGACGAGACGGTGGCAGTGGCTTCGTAATCCAAAATTCCAGGGTGGTTCTGACGGAAGAACTCAGGCCGCTGGGTGGAGAGAGAGTGTTCCTGGGAAGGCCCTGGGGGAAGTTTTCCAGGACAGTTTTCATGAAAACTTACCTGGAAGGAATTTCCAAGCAGGGTTGGAGAGAAATGCACGAAAACAGGGACGGGGATCTTGTTTACTATGCTGAGTTTGAGAATACGGGCCCTGGGGCAGATACTTCGGGCCGGATAAAATGGCGCGGCGTTCGTGTTATAGATGAAAAGGAGGCGTCGGAATTCACAGTGGGGAGATTTCTCCATGGGAGGTCGTGGTTGCCTGCTACAGGGATACCATACGACTCTGACCTTTGA